The DNA window GCGGAGAAGACGAAGATGAGGCCCAGGGCTGCCATGGCGAGCACGCAGAGCGTCGAGAGCAGGTAGCCCTGGAAGACGAGCTCCGGCTTGCCCGACCCGACGAGCTTGGGGATGAACTGCTCCGTCACGAGCTGGTAGCCCGCGAGCTCCGTGGCGACCCCCACGAAGAGGAGCGGCGCGAGCGTCACCCAGAGGTAGCGGCGCTTCCCCTGGTTCACGAGCATCGTGCCCCCCGCGCAGAGGGCGATGCAGGCCAGGAGCTGGTTGGAGATGCCGAGCATGGGCCAGATGGTGGAGATGCTCCCCGTCCAGACGAGATAGCCCCAGGCGAGGCAGACGAGGCCGGTGGAGACGAGAGTCCCCGGCATCCAGTCCGTCCGCCCGAAGCGCGGAACGACGCGCCCGCCGAACTCCTGCACGAGGAAGCGGGCCACGCGTGTCCCGGTGTCGACGGTGGTGAGGATGAAGAGCGCCTCGAACATGATCGCGAAGTGGTACCAGTAGGCGATGAGCGTCTTCAGGCCGGGCAGACCCGAGAAGATCTGGCTGATGCCGAGGGCGAGCGACACCGCGCCCCCCGCGCGGCCGGCGAGCTCCTCTCCGA is part of the Deltaproteobacteria bacterium genome and encodes:
- a CDS encoding carbon starvation protein A, producing IAASSLAPGDYFAVNTPADKFAALGLTPEKLPELSQQIGEELAGRAGGAVSLALGISQIFSGLPGLKTLIAYWYHFAIMFEALFILTTVDTGTRVARFLVQEFGGRVVPRFGRTDWMPGTLVSTGLVCLAWGYLVWTGSISTIWPMLGISNQLLACIALCAGGTMLVNQGKRRYLWVTLAPLLFVGVATELAGYQLVTEQFIPKLVGSGKPELVFQGYLLSTLCVLAMAALGLIFVFSARKWLRGPKPQASGE